A genomic stretch from Heliangelus exortis chromosome 23, bHelExo1.hap1, whole genome shotgun sequence includes:
- the CAPZB gene encoding F-actin-capping protein subunit beta isoform X2 yields the protein MRRLPPQQIEKNLSDLIDLVPSLCEDLLSSVDQPLKIARDKVVGKDYLLCDYNRDGDSYRSPWSNKYDPPLEDGAMPSARLRKLEVEANNAFDQYRDLYFEGGVSSVYLWDLDHGFAGVILIKKAGDGSKKIKGCWDSIHVVEVQEKSSGRTAHYKLTSTVMLWLQTNKTGSGTMNLGGSLTRQMEKDETVSDSSPHIANIGRLVEDMENKIRSTLNEIYFGKTKDIVNGLRSIDAIPDNQKYKQLQRELSQVLTQRQIYIQPDN from the exons GTCCCAAGCCTCTGTGAAgatctcctctcctctgttgATCAGCCGTTGAAGATTGCACGAGATAAGGTGGTAGGAAAGGACTATCTATTGTGTGACTACAACAGAGATGGAGACTCATACAG ATCACCATGGAGTAACAAATATGATCCTCCCCTGGAAGACGGTGCCATGCCATCTGCTCGCCTGCGCAAGCTGGAGGTGGAAGCCAACAATGCCTTTGACCAGTACAGAGACTT GTATTTTGAAGGTGGAGTCTCCTCTGTCTACCTCTGGGATCTGGATCATGGCTTTGCTGGGGTGATCCTCATTaagaaagctggagatggaTCAAAGAAGATTAAGGGATGCTGGGATTCCATCCACGTGGTGGAGGTTCAG GAGAAATCCAGTGGTCGTACTGCTCATTACAAGCTGACCTCCACAGTGATGCTGTGGCTGCAGACTAATAAAACTGGTTCTGGTACCATGAACCTTGGAGGGAGCCTTACCAGACAG ATGGAGAAAGATGAGACTGTGAGTGACTCCTCTCCACACATAGCCAATATTGGACGCTTGGTAGAG gacatggaaaacaaaatcagaagtaCACTGAATGAGATTTATTTTGGCAAAACAAAGGACATCGTTAATGGGCTGAG ATCTATTGATGCTATCCCCGACAACCAAAAGTATAAGCAGTTGCAGAGGGAACTTTCTCAAGTGTTGACCCAGCGCCAGATCTACATCCAGCCTGATAACTAA